The following proteins are encoded in a genomic region of Alnus glutinosa chromosome 8, dhAlnGlut1.1, whole genome shotgun sequence:
- the LOC133875366 gene encoding RING-H2 finger protein ATL48-like — MEKMGATEPNLEFLEEKKRARNPLVPVGALITAGVLTAGLISFRQGNSQLGQKLMRARVVVQGATVALMVGTAYYYGGNPWRSR; from the exons ATGGAGAAGATGGGTGCGACTGAGCccaatttggagtttttggagGAGAAGAAGCGCGCCAGGAACCCTCTTGTACCTGTTG GTGCACTGATAACAGCTGGAGTGCTCACGGCTGGCTTAATCAGTTTCAGACAAGGCAATTCTCAGTTAGGTCAGAAGCTAATGAGAGCTCGTGTGGTTGTCCAAGGTGCTACAGTAGCTCTTATGGTTGGTACTGCTTACTACTATGGGGGGAATCCCTGGCGATCAAGATAA
- the LOC133875161 gene encoding WAT1-related protein At3g28050-like, whose translation MRERWIFVFVFDLLGTGAVGYFDMGLDSGWSSAGIGLFRGKTEKSLPQVYYFCLLFLAHQWKQYKNQILEISQFPDFGDRKRVRDLGLRSNLMGLVPFAAMVVVECLDVGLTTLSKAAMSKGMSHYVFVVYSNALATLILIPSSFIIHRNKRPPLTFSVLCKFFLLSLAGITLMQNCVFTGVSYSSPTLASAMSNLVPAFTFLLAVIFRMEKLDLRSSRSQIKIMGTLVSISGAMVVTLYKGPPIQFSRNSLPLQPSPSTLFAAANNWIIGGLFLATASLCLATWNTAQAAILKGYPSEMTIVAFYCFFGTIQCAAFSLIAERDPNAWKLSPDIELVSIVYSAVFGSVVTFSVLTWCIHKKGPLFVAMFKPLGIAIAALMGVIFLGDTLHVGSVIGATVIVAGFYAVIWAQSKDEERSKSREVDGLLSPSQSQKTPLLASQRDV comes from the exons ATGCGAGAGCggtggatttttgtttttgttttcgacCTTTTGGGCACCGGAGCGGTGGGATATTTTGATATGGGTCTGGACTCTGGATGGTCCTCAGCTGGAATTGGGCTTTTCAG AGGAAAAACCGAAAAAAGTCTCCCCCAAGTCTactatttttgtcttcttttcctTGCACACCAATGGAAGCAGTACAAAAACCAGATACTGGAGATCAGCCAATTCCCTGACTTCGGTGAcagaaagagagtgagagacctGGGGCTGAGGTCCAATTTGATGGGTTTGGTGCCATTTGCAGCCATGGTGGTGGTGGAGTGCCTGGATGTGGGCTTGACCACACTGAGCAAAGCAGCCATGTCCAAAGGGATGAGTCACTATGTCTTTGTTGTCTACTCAAATGCTCTTGCCACTCTTATCCTAATCCCCTCTTCTTTCATTATCCACAG AAACAAGAGGCCTCCACTGACCTTCTCTGTCCTGTGTAAATTCTTCCTCCTTAGCCTTGCTGG GATAACATTGATGCAGAATTGTGTCTTCACTGGCGTAAGCTACAGCTCTCCTACCCTTGCATCTGCTATGAGCAACTTGGTCCCAGCATTCACTTTCTTGCTTGCTGTAATCTTCAG GATGGAAAAGCTAGATTTGAGAAGCTCAAGAAGCCAGATCAAGATCATGGGCACCCTGGTATCAATATCAGGAGCAATGGTTGTTACCCTTTACAAGGGCCCGCCAATTCAATTCTCTAGAAACTCTCTTCCATTGCAACCATCTCCATCTACTTTGTTTGCAGCAGCAAATAATTGGATCATTGGAGGCCTTTTCCTTGCAACAGCTAGTTTATGTCTTGCAACCTGGAATACTGCTCAG GCAGCAATTCTAAAAGGGTACCCATCAGAGATGACAATAGTCGCCTTCTATTGCTTCTTTGGGACAATCCAATGTGCAGCATTTTCTTTGATTGCAGAAAGAGATCCAAATGCTTGGAAATTGAGTCCTGATATTGAACTAGTCTCTATCGTCTATTCA GCTGTTTTTGGAAGTGTGGTGACATTTTCTGTATTAACATGGTGCATACATAAGAAAGGGCCTTTGTTTGTTGCCATGTTCAAGCCCTTGGGCATTGCTATTGCAGCTTTGATGGGTGTCATCTTCCTCGGCGACACACTCCATGTTGGAAG TGTAATTGGAGCAACTGTAATCGTTGCAGGATTTTATGCAGTAATATGGGCACAATCCAAAGACGAGGAAAGGAGTAAATCCCGTGAAGTTGATGGGCTACTGTCACCCTCGCAGTCGCAGAAGACCCCTCTCTTGGCGAGCCAGAGAGATGTGTAG